A stretch of the Pongo pygmaeus isolate AG05252 chromosome 16, NHGRI_mPonPyg2-v2.0_pri, whole genome shotgun sequence genome encodes the following:
- the LOC129014419 gene encoding cytochrome P450 1A1 isoform X2 gives MLFPISMSATEFLLASVIFCLVFWVIRASRPRVPKGLKNPPGPWGWPLIGHMLTLGKNPHLALSRMSQQYGDVLQIRIGSTPVVVLSGLDTIRQALVRQGDDFKGRPDLYTFTLISNGQSMSFSPDSGPVWAARRRLAQNGLKSFSIASDPASSSSCYLEEHVSKEAEVLISTLQELMAGPGHFNPYRYVVVSVANVICAICFGRRYDHNHQELLSLVNLNNNFGEVAGSGNPADFIPILRYLPNPSLNGFKDLNEKFYSFMQKMIKEHYKTFEKGHIRDITDSLIEHCQEKQLDENANIQLSDEKIINIVLDLFGAGFDTVTTAISWSLMYLVVNPRVQRKIQEELDTVIGRSRQPRLSDRSHLPYMEAFILETFRHSSFVPFTIPHRKLWVNPSEFLPERFLTPDGAIDKVLSEKVIIFGMGKRKCIGETIARWEVFLFLAILLQRVEFSVPLGVKVDMTPIYGLTMKHACCEHFQMQLRS, from the exons ATGCTTTTCCCAATCTCCATGTCGGCCACGGAGTTTCTTCTGGCCTCTGTCATCTTCTGTCTGGTATTCTGGGTAATCAGGGCCTCAAGACCTCGAGTCCCCAAAGGCCTGAAGAATCCACCAGGGCCATGGGGCTGGCCTCTGATCGGGCACATGCTGACCCTGGGAAAGAACCCGCACCTGGCACTGTCAAGGATGAGCCAGCAGTATGGGGACGTGCTGCAGATCCGCATTGGCTCCACACCTGTGGTGGTGCTGAGCGGCCTGGACACCATCCGGCAGGCCCTGGTGCGGCAGGGCGATGATTTCAAGGGCCGGCCCGACCTCTACACCTTCACCCTCATCAGTAATGGCCAGAGCATGTCCTTCAGCCCAGACTCTGGACCAGTGTGGGCTGCCCGCCGGCGCCTGGCCCAGAATGGCCTGAAAAGTTTCTCCATTGCCTCTGACCCAGCCTCCTCATCCTCCTGCTACCTGGAGGAGCATGTGAGCAAGGAGGCTGAGGTCCTGATCAGCACGTTGCAGGAGCTGATGGCAGGGCCTGGGCACTTTAACCCCTACAGGTATGTGGTGGTATCAGTGGCCAACGTCATCTGTGCCATTTGCTTTGGCCGGCGCTATGACCACAACCACCAAGAACTGCTTAGCCTAGTCAACCTGAATAATAATTTCGGGGAGGTGGCTGGCTCTGGAAACCCAGCTGACTTCATCCCTATTCTTCGCTACCTGCCCAACCCTTCCCTGAATGGCTTCAAGGACCTGAATGAGAAGTTCTACAGTTTCATGCAGAAGATGATCAAGGAGCACTACAAAACCTTTGAGAAG GGCCACATCCGGGACATCACAGACAGCCTGATTGAGCACTGtcaggagaagcagctggatgaGAATGCCAATATCCAGCTGTCAGATGAGAAGATCATTAACATCGTCTTGGACCTCTTTGGAGCTG GGTTTGACACAGTCACAACTGCTATATCTTGGAGCCTCATGTATTTGGTGGTGAACCCCAGGGTACAGAGAAAGATCCAAGAGGAGCTAG ACACAGTGATTGGCAGGTCACGGCAGCCCCGGCTCTCTGACAGATCCCATCTGCCCTATATGGAGGCCTTCATCCTGGAGACCTTCCGACACTCTTCCTTTGTCCCCTTCACCATTCCCCACAG GAAGCTATGGGTCAACCCATCTGAGTTCCTACCTGAACGGTTTCTCACCCCTGATGGTGCTATCGACAAGGTGTTAAGTGAGAAGGTGATTATCTTTGGCATGGGCAAGCGGAAGTGCATCGGTGAGACCATTGCCCGCTGGGAGGTCTTTCTCTTCCTGGCCATCCTGCTGCAGCGGGTGGAATTCAGTGTGCCACTGGGCGTGAAGGTGGACATGACCCCCATCTATGGGCTAACCATGAAGCATGCCTGCTGTGAGCACTTCCAAATGCAGCTGCGCTCTTAG
- the LOC129014419 gene encoding cytochrome P450 1A1 isoform X1, protein MLFPISMSATEFLLASVIFCLVFWVIRASRPRVPKGLKNPPGPWGWPLIGHMLTLGKNPHLALSRMSQQYGDVLQIRIGSTPVVVLSGLDTIRQALVRQGDDFKGRPDLYTFTLISNGQSMSFSPDSGPVWAARRRLAQNGLKSFSIASDPASSSSCYLEEHVSKEAEVLISTLQELMAGPGHFNPYRYVVVSVANVICAICFGRRYDHNHQELLSLVNLNNNFGEVAGSGNPADFIPILRYLPNPSLNGFKDLNEKFYSFMQKMIKEHYKTFEKGHIRDITDSLIEHCQEKQLDENANIQLSDEKIINIVLDLFGAGFDTVTTAISWSLMYLVVNPRVQRKIQEELDTVIGRSRQPRLSDRSHLPYMEAFILETFRHSSFVPFTIPHSTTRDTSLKGFYIPKGRCVFVNQWQINHDQKLWVNPSEFLPERFLTPDGAIDKVLSEKVIIFGMGKRKCIGETIARWEVFLFLAILLQRVEFSVPLGVKVDMTPIYGLTMKHACCEHFQMQLRS, encoded by the exons ATGCTTTTCCCAATCTCCATGTCGGCCACGGAGTTTCTTCTGGCCTCTGTCATCTTCTGTCTGGTATTCTGGGTAATCAGGGCCTCAAGACCTCGAGTCCCCAAAGGCCTGAAGAATCCACCAGGGCCATGGGGCTGGCCTCTGATCGGGCACATGCTGACCCTGGGAAAGAACCCGCACCTGGCACTGTCAAGGATGAGCCAGCAGTATGGGGACGTGCTGCAGATCCGCATTGGCTCCACACCTGTGGTGGTGCTGAGCGGCCTGGACACCATCCGGCAGGCCCTGGTGCGGCAGGGCGATGATTTCAAGGGCCGGCCCGACCTCTACACCTTCACCCTCATCAGTAATGGCCAGAGCATGTCCTTCAGCCCAGACTCTGGACCAGTGTGGGCTGCCCGCCGGCGCCTGGCCCAGAATGGCCTGAAAAGTTTCTCCATTGCCTCTGACCCAGCCTCCTCATCCTCCTGCTACCTGGAGGAGCATGTGAGCAAGGAGGCTGAGGTCCTGATCAGCACGTTGCAGGAGCTGATGGCAGGGCCTGGGCACTTTAACCCCTACAGGTATGTGGTGGTATCAGTGGCCAACGTCATCTGTGCCATTTGCTTTGGCCGGCGCTATGACCACAACCACCAAGAACTGCTTAGCCTAGTCAACCTGAATAATAATTTCGGGGAGGTGGCTGGCTCTGGAAACCCAGCTGACTTCATCCCTATTCTTCGCTACCTGCCCAACCCTTCCCTGAATGGCTTCAAGGACCTGAATGAGAAGTTCTACAGTTTCATGCAGAAGATGATCAAGGAGCACTACAAAACCTTTGAGAAG GGCCACATCCGGGACATCACAGACAGCCTGATTGAGCACTGtcaggagaagcagctggatgaGAATGCCAATATCCAGCTGTCAGATGAGAAGATCATTAACATCGTCTTGGACCTCTTTGGAGCTG GGTTTGACACAGTCACAACTGCTATATCTTGGAGCCTCATGTATTTGGTGGTGAACCCCAGGGTACAGAGAAAGATCCAAGAGGAGCTAG ACACAGTGATTGGCAGGTCACGGCAGCCCCGGCTCTCTGACAGATCCCATCTGCCCTATATGGAGGCCTTCATCCTGGAGACCTTCCGACACTCTTCCTTTGTCCCCTTCACCATTCCCCACAG CACCACAAGAGACACAAGTCTGAAAGGCTTTTACATCCCCAAGGGGCGTTGTGTCTTTGTAAACCAGTGGCAGATCAACCATGACCA GAAGCTATGGGTCAACCCATCTGAGTTCCTACCTGAACGGTTTCTCACCCCTGATGGTGCTATCGACAAGGTGTTAAGTGAGAAGGTGATTATCTTTGGCATGGGCAAGCGGAAGTGCATCGGTGAGACCATTGCCCGCTGGGAGGTCTTTCTCTTCCTGGCCATCCTGCTGCAGCGGGTGGAATTCAGTGTGCCACTGGGCGTGAAGGTGGACATGACCCCCATCTATGGGCTAACCATGAAGCATGCCTGCTGTGAGCACTTCCAAATGCAGCTGCGCTCTTAG
- the LOC129014419 gene encoding cytochrome P450 1A1 isoform X3, translated as MLFPISMSATEFLLASVIFCLVFWVIRASRPRVPKGLKNPPGPWGWPLIGHMLTLGKNPHLALSRMSQQYGDVLQIRIGSTPVVVLSGLDTIRQALVRQGDDFKGRPDLYTFTLISNGQSMSFSPDSGPVWAARRRLAQNGLKSFSIASDPASSSSCYLEEHVSKEAEVLISTLQELMAGPGHFNPYRYVVVSVANVICAICFGRRYDHNHQELLSLVNLNNNFGEVAGSGNPADFIPILRYLPNPSLNGFKDLNEKFYSFMQKMIKEHYKTFEKGHIRDITDSLIEHCQEKQLDENANIQLSDEKIINIVLDLFGAGFDTVTTAISWSLMYLVVNPRVQRKIQEELDTVIGRSRQPRLSDRSHLPYMEAFILETFRHSSFVPFTIPHSTTRDTSLKGFYIPKGRCVFVNQWQINHDQAGVPLT; from the exons ATGCTTTTCCCAATCTCCATGTCGGCCACGGAGTTTCTTCTGGCCTCTGTCATCTTCTGTCTGGTATTCTGGGTAATCAGGGCCTCAAGACCTCGAGTCCCCAAAGGCCTGAAGAATCCACCAGGGCCATGGGGCTGGCCTCTGATCGGGCACATGCTGACCCTGGGAAAGAACCCGCACCTGGCACTGTCAAGGATGAGCCAGCAGTATGGGGACGTGCTGCAGATCCGCATTGGCTCCACACCTGTGGTGGTGCTGAGCGGCCTGGACACCATCCGGCAGGCCCTGGTGCGGCAGGGCGATGATTTCAAGGGCCGGCCCGACCTCTACACCTTCACCCTCATCAGTAATGGCCAGAGCATGTCCTTCAGCCCAGACTCTGGACCAGTGTGGGCTGCCCGCCGGCGCCTGGCCCAGAATGGCCTGAAAAGTTTCTCCATTGCCTCTGACCCAGCCTCCTCATCCTCCTGCTACCTGGAGGAGCATGTGAGCAAGGAGGCTGAGGTCCTGATCAGCACGTTGCAGGAGCTGATGGCAGGGCCTGGGCACTTTAACCCCTACAGGTATGTGGTGGTATCAGTGGCCAACGTCATCTGTGCCATTTGCTTTGGCCGGCGCTATGACCACAACCACCAAGAACTGCTTAGCCTAGTCAACCTGAATAATAATTTCGGGGAGGTGGCTGGCTCTGGAAACCCAGCTGACTTCATCCCTATTCTTCGCTACCTGCCCAACCCTTCCCTGAATGGCTTCAAGGACCTGAATGAGAAGTTCTACAGTTTCATGCAGAAGATGATCAAGGAGCACTACAAAACCTTTGAGAAG GGCCACATCCGGGACATCACAGACAGCCTGATTGAGCACTGtcaggagaagcagctggatgaGAATGCCAATATCCAGCTGTCAGATGAGAAGATCATTAACATCGTCTTGGACCTCTTTGGAGCTG GGTTTGACACAGTCACAACTGCTATATCTTGGAGCCTCATGTATTTGGTGGTGAACCCCAGGGTACAGAGAAAGATCCAAGAGGAGCTAG ACACAGTGATTGGCAGGTCACGGCAGCCCCGGCTCTCTGACAGATCCCATCTGCCCTATATGGAGGCCTTCATCCTGGAGACCTTCCGACACTCTTCCTTTGTCCCCTTCACCATTCCCCACAG CACCACAAGAGACACAAGTCTGAAAGGCTTTTACATCCCCAAGGGGCGTTGTGTCTTTGTAAACCAGTGGCAGATCAACCATGACCA GGCTGGAGTTCCACTCACTTGA